The following DNA comes from Maniola hyperantus unplaced genomic scaffold, iAphHyp1.2, whole genome shotgun sequence.
cacctaaatttgagtggagcgaacaggcagaggtagcatttaatacattgaagaatgcgttggtaaccgcacctgttcttgcggtaccgaattttgaaaaaccattcaaaatacattgtgatgcttctgcatatggtgttggcggtatgctaacgcaagaaaccgatggttgcgatcatcccattgcgtatgtcagtaggagcctaaataaaaacgaaaggaattacagcgcgacggaaacgcgaggctctagctgtgatttttgcagtggagaaatttcaggcttattttggttccaagcccagtcacaattatcacagaccatgcatccctaaagtggttcttaaatttagaaaatccctcaggacgactcgccagatggggttgtagattatcacagtataattttgttatcgaacataggaagggttgtgataatgtagttccggataccttgtcgagactcatacacgtagatgtagttggtgatcgtacatgataactctagtcaacaagttttggtagatgactggtatgacaaacatttaatggctgtaaaatcaatccagcaaattttccgaattttagtattttgaacgataaactatatcgttacagtaaatgtaaataccagcttctcagtgagttcgactggaaagaggtagtccacaagaacgacatccttagaattatgcaacaaaaccatgcagatgcaactgcaggtcattttggtgtgttcaaaactcatcgcagattatccctcagatatttttggcgtggtatgtataaggacgtggttgagtacgttaagaattgtgatacttgctctgcgtataaacacacgacatcagccactccaggtctgctagggaagcctaaagtctgcgagagaccttttcaggtcatttcggctgatttagtcggacctttgcctaggtctaaatcaggatttacatttctttttgtggtgacgtgttgtttttcgaaatatacaatgttgtttccgttacggcgtgccacaggtgccgctgttgttaaagcgctagagaattttgtatttttgaaccatagtgttccagagactgtgattgtggacaatgggtcccaatttacaggatctgaattccgtaatctcattaagcgttataatattccgaaattacactacacaccactgtacactccgcaagttaaccttgttgagaggtacaataaggttgttatgactgctgtagccgcttttgtgaaagataaccacaggtcctgggacgaaaacctgtacaaggtccagttcgccataaacagtgcggttaatgaatccactggattctccccgttcttccttgtccacgctagagaaccggttttaaatggttccttctataaggacacggataaggagtacgaggccggaattccaagggaagaatacgcaggaaagtttggatctttggaggacatatttggtcaggttaggagaaatttgtttcaggctcatgcagagtatgcaacgcattacaacttaaggcgtaggtctgcaagctattctgttggggatatagtgtggaaaaagacctatccacaaagcgacgctacaaattttttcgcagctaagctggcacctaagtatgaaaagtgcagggttgtcaaggttttgtcacctttggtttacgaactagttagagtagctgacaaccacccaataggcacttggcatattaaggatattaagaagtagatatttgccattacttagtttggtctaaactgtttgaatatttaagttatcaatattcaattatgaatttgtatgagtgtagtgatgttctgagttaacagttacattaccatggttcagttgaggaggaatgtagtggatgtatgtagggatgaatatgtgatgattggaatgcttgtggtagaccaaccggttgagaaagtaaaaatgcaaatatcgtactttggggataacgaaaagggggggttttgtgttttgttttcgttttccttctagataatggatcatttctgttatttttccgattctgttccgagatctattttctaggagagttatttcgttttttttttctcatattccgattttgattcggttttatttttccgaatgggatagagaacggttgccatatcagatggacccgttcacaaccagtttttccgtatttgtgagtaacaaatattaagatggtagtttaaaagagtgaaccaccgtaggcctagacgcattctatcagtcagctgaagaatgatgccaagatgtttccactcaagtgtcttagacaccatgaagtttttttgtatatattctttttagaagttagggttgtgtagttaagtataatgtataaaaccttacactgttttcagtatatttattttgttagacaattttccttgttagtagtagatgtgcgttcacgcgtaacttctgtgtttttttttgtttgtttcaggcaaattgttagtagttgttggatgacgctgagggcagcgtggttcaacctgttgaaccttttcgtaggaggggaagtattgtgacgttgtaaattttgaactactaattagcgtttcgcttttaattaaaatctattttgttcaaagtatgttggtgccacctagcatcaaggtgcagaactacgcgtgggtcgatgttcagagttcattcgagccacaatagatggcgtttgcttcgttgtcaattgtcgtaaaaataaaacaaaataattaaataaaaccataatatcatttgtttattgttaagtcattaacaaaacggttcttataatatatccttaggttccgcaaatattcaaaaatgaattggcttcatgatcaaactaactgagagcggccacactcgggttgcgtctggcaacaccgataggtgagatttagaattttcctggagtcaacatgtgaagacgaattttttttcgttccaggaaaatctcattctttttcgcccatggcttcgcctgggaaaatacaatagttataaaattttagtcatcctaacgtatttcaatgtttcatcaattatggtgagtgaaaaatcaagtaatgtggattcgacaaaatggcggtttggttagagaaaatcctaattttatgatttcattccagttccagttattttatcttcccaaataaatgaggataatgggttgtgggtggacttctgaaaaccattggtggccaggagttcaataggtgagttgtgtttgatcgggaaaattccacgtgtcgaaattttcacacagcacaaattataatcttgtttttctttgttacagggtttacgtttttaattttacgtttacgttttacgtttagcttcagttttccgttttagttttccgtttgcgttttcggttttcgtatttatttcttttgcacattcacgttgacaacttaattgctatggataagacttggtgaaaatctttgtaatgaaacatttcggttgtgaagaatcaaataaattgagttttggatcttggccgatgccgtccagctaccttgcagtcttcgcacctacaagtaagcaaatgtttgtatcctggtacagtttagtgaaccttcttagtgtatgtgtacagtaagaaccctgtctttactactgagcttttattttgaaacaattttatgaattttactgtgtcattgtctattccatgccaatggcatcttaaatttaaaacatagattttatgtactatctacctaaggcattctaatgtatctaaattaagtcttggcattaagctagaataactaagcattattagccatcactatgtattaagcgaccccggtaaaagttacattaaaaacaattttgcctaacatctagcaaatttcatttataacacctcatatacattacaagggagtcgacggctagcttctattctttactaggtagatagatcaagtaaagtaaattattattttcctctaatctttgtaaggtggtagattattccgtatccgggtatatttctattccgcccaatttaacACCCTTACAATTTCATATGCCATCCCATAAGATTTTTGAATTCTTGTATGAATTGTTGCTTCATATGATTTTAAGCTCTATTATAAAGGATTAAAAGTCATAAAAGCTTGACTTAACAGTGAGATACAGTGTAgcaactttttatttaaattagatttttttcactttagtgaagtaaacataaattttaaactttatctcTTATGGAATATGATTGAAAATTGATTGAGTGTAAAGaagttatacctacataatagtaTGGGGTTATTAATTTCATATTACCAATTAAAAATGGCTGCTTCTATCTTTTCTATACTATACAAGAGCGATGATTTAAAACTGGTACTTAAATATACCCTTTCCTTATACATACAGTCCTACACtgtataggtactaaaaaaactggccaagtgcgtgtcagactcgcgcactgagggttccatcTTATTTtatcgccattttgaacaataattcaaaaactatgatgcataaaaataaataaaaacctgttttagaatgcacaagtgaagccctttcatacgataccacacttgatatagttatcttacttcgaaaattgaaaatactaattattagttcatgaccacaattaaattttttgtgtgatgtaaccacaaattcacgcttttcagatttttccccgaatgtctgctataagatctacctacctgccaaatttcatgattctaggtcaacgcgaagtacctaccctgtaggtttcttgatggacagacggacagaaagacagacacaacaaagtgatcccataagccTTTAAGggtttagatggtaaaaccagtgattttagcgcacagtcgtgagcctactgtttaaatttgtagcgtgcactaaaatttagagtctttaaatgtaaagttcatgttctgtccctttttagcattgttaaaaagaaaaggataccAAGAACAAGAAGAAGAGAAGGATACAAAACGTAAGGATGGAaggtttccatccttatgtcgtcgacattccatctacacgcacgaaacgttttgcgtcatcattcctcatacgtatggctaaggtttggaatactcttccgcgatatgtgtttcctaccaattacaacccgggtatctttaaaacaacagtgaataggcatcttctaggtaaatgcgtcccatcttaggccacatcatcacttaacatcaggtgtgattgtagtcaagcgtatacctataataaataaaaaaaatacagataatctatttagtttagagaaagacaacggaatcgatGCCACTATCTGTTGAATGTTGAGAattaataatatctgtcccggctgtactcacgtgattagtcgacgttagcccgactagtttcgaacccatccggggtcctttttcaagggagtcagttcgcgcacgcgccgcgctTTTGACTGTTCAGTCAGTTCAgacagtcaaaaccgcggcgcgtgcgcgaacagactcctttgaaaaaggaccccggatgggttcgaaactagtcgggctaacgtcgactaatcacgtgagtacagccgggacagatattattcataatggaaatcactcaaggtagtttaaatgctaaaatagttGAGATTTAAATTGGTATTTATTTTGTCTCCAGGACATGGACCTGATCGAGGTGCTATGGAAGCAGGATGTGGACATGGGCTTCTCCCTCGAGGATCCTGTGCAGCCGGTGAGTCAATACCTACTAATCAGTTTTCCTCCTCCTTCCTTCCTCTCCACTCTTAATATATGTACCCCATTTGTTAAGTATTCGGATCTTCTGTGActccagagataatttattacttgtaataaactagcttatgctggactacactaatttccaagccctatttcgcccccttaggggttaaattttcaaatacctatcctttctcagcggatgcctacgccataataactatcttcatgccaaacagcccgatccgtccagtagtttgatctgtgcgttgatagatcagtcagtcagtcaatcagtcaccatttctttttatatatttagatatacaggCGTTAAGGTTAATACAAACTCGTGATGATGTTCAGCTCGTTTGTAATACCTAACTTATCGCCCTCGTATCACGATGTactattactttatttatttattatcaaatcaaaatacaattCAAAAAGCGCAgtctaaaaacaccgaaaaaaccacagaggctTGTCCTCAGTGCCTAGCTGCAGcgattaactaattacttaaagaaataatcGAGTTGTGAGAAAAACAAGGTAAGTTCTGCTACAGTAGATCCTTGCTTGCAAGAACTTGCAGCTTTATATTCCACGAGCGCATGTTGTATAAAGAATGTTGCTTTCACAGGAGGGTCCTCAAGCAAAGAAGGTAGAGTTGGAAGGCCAGATCGACAAGGAGCTGAAGCTAGCAGAGGAGAAAAtacagaagaagaaagaagagacGGAGAACATAGAAAAGGTCAAGGCTTCCTTGCTGGATACTGAGAAAGAGGTAGGagcttctctacatagtataaaacaaagtccctTCCCGCCGtctgtacgcttagatcttttaaactacgcaacggattttaatgcggttttcatcaatagatagagtgattcaatcGAATCAGtgtctaatctaatctaatctaaatcagcctgtgttgtcccacgtctgggcaaaggcctccctccgatccttccacaattttctatttcgtgcctcttcaggccacgtaaatgtaaagttatctaattcatcacgccaacgtcgcctcggccgaccacgctggcgttgatgtttctggggcgtccaaaaagaagcagattttgcccataactcatctggcatacggcacacatgatcTGCCCAGTCCAatttgagtaaagcggctgcaaggccaacgtcagctactcgcgttttggaacgtatagcaAAATTCCTTGTGTTGTGTTGAAAACGCGATGTGTCATGCGAATCAGTGTCCCATGCgaaaaaccaaccaagtgcgagtcaggctcgcgcaatgagggttcctaCAGTCTAACTACTCAgtttactacagtcgtatttttgagACATTTTGCagcataattcaaaaactatgatgcataaaaataaataaaaatct
Coding sequences within:
- the LOC117996020 gene encoding uncharacterized protein, yielding MDLIEVLWKQDVDMGFSLEDPVQPEGPQAKKVELEGQIDKELKLAEEKIQKKKEETENIEKVKASLLDTEKEDDPWAGLSYTVDTETGKWTMGPILLYTISKLN